Proteins co-encoded in one Halococcoides cellulosivorans genomic window:
- the ilvN gene encoding acetolactate synthase small subunit, with translation MPGGLPGPAPEDRMRPQGRRNSQGIRVDPEVEVTHEPRHAVLSTLVEHEPGVLAEISGLFSRRQFNIESLTVGATTDPDVARMTIVIEEPEPGVVQAKKQLRKLVPVISVRELEIEATRRELALIKVANDHPDRVQAMAEMYDGQAVDASPEAVTVEITGSEQKIDAAIEAFDQFDIHELARTGAAALDRGTTTLNHD, from the coding sequence ATGCCGGGTGGACTGCCAGGGCCCGCGCCCGAGGATCGAATGCGCCCGCAGGGCCGGCGCAACAGCCAGGGCATCCGGGTCGACCCCGAAGTCGAGGTGACCCACGAACCCCGCCACGCCGTGCTCTCGACGCTGGTCGAACACGAACCGGGCGTCCTCGCGGAGATTTCCGGACTGTTCAGCCGACGGCAGTTCAACATCGAAAGTCTGACCGTCGGGGCGACGACAGATCCGGACGTCGCGCGGATGACGATCGTGATCGAAGAGCCCGAACCCGGCGTCGTGCAGGCGAAAAAGCAGCTTCGCAAGCTCGTGCCGGTCATCTCGGTGCGCGAACTCGAAATCGAGGCGACGCGCCGGGAACTCGCCCTCATCAAGGTCGCCAACGACCACCCCGACCGGGTGCAGGCGATGGCCGAGATGTACGACGGCCAGGCCGTCGACGCCTCGCCCGAGGCCGTCACCGTCGAGATCACCGGCAGCGAGCAGAAGATCGACGCCGCGATCGAGGCCTTCGATCAGTTCGACATCCACGAACTCGCCCGGACGGGTGCGGCCGCACTCGATCGGGGGACGACGACGCTGAATCACGACTGA
- the ilvB gene encoding biosynthetic-type acetolactate synthase large subunit — protein MSEQEPTPDDTTGEQTTTDGGSAAEPTDAGFDDPTTGAEAVVAALEQSGVETAFGVQGGAIMPVYDKLYDSTITHVTMAHEQGAAHAADAYGIVSGDPGVAFATSGPGATNLITGIADASMDSDPLIALTGQVATDFVGNDAFQEVDTVGITQPITKSNYFADDPATIGSTVGEAFDLADAHRQGPTLVDLPKDVTQADVADAIVEGGTPETYETQLTADESTVAAAADALGEAERPVILAGGGVIKSDASDALRSFARQYEIPVITTMPGLGSFPETDNLALGMAGMHGTGAANLAITNTDYLLGIGTRFDDRLTGGVETFAPDAAIAHVDIDPAEISKIIEADYPLVGDAGAVIDQLDAALDGPPDADDWRATCRGWTEEYPLDYETPDDEPLKPQYVVERFDAIADDDAIVTTGVGQHQMWGCQYWTFESPRTWVSSNGLGTMGYGVPSAIGAKVAAPDREVVTFDGDGSFLMTVHELSVAVRENLDITYVVLNNEAVGMVRQWQDGFYEGRRMASEYPWVPEFDKLAEAFGARGFRLEDESDVDETIEAARAYDGPAVIDAIIDPGEDVYPMVPSGGDNGLFALTEAQLEGL, from the coding sequence ATGAGCGAACAGGAACCGACACCAGACGACACGACAGGGGAGCAGACGACGACCGACGGCGGGTCGGCGGCCGAACCCACCGACGCCGGCTTCGACGATCCCACGACTGGCGCGGAAGCCGTCGTCGCCGCCCTCGAACAGTCGGGCGTCGAGACGGCCTTTGGCGTCCAGGGCGGCGCGATCATGCCCGTCTACGACAAGCTGTACGACTCGACGATCACCCACGTGACGATGGCCCACGAGCAGGGCGCGGCCCACGCCGCCGACGCGTACGGCATCGTCTCCGGCGATCCGGGCGTGGCGTTTGCGACCTCGGGCCCTGGCGCGACGAATCTCATCACCGGCATCGCAGACGCGTCGATGGATTCGGATCCGCTGATCGCGCTGACGGGCCAGGTCGCGACCGACTTCGTCGGCAACGACGCCTTCCAGGAGGTCGACACCGTCGGCATCACCCAGCCGATCACCAAATCCAACTACTTCGCGGACGACCCGGCGACGATCGGGTCGACCGTCGGCGAGGCGTTCGACCTGGCCGACGCCCACCGCCAGGGGCCCACGCTGGTCGACCTGCCCAAAGACGTCACGCAAGCCGACGTCGCGGACGCCATCGTCGAGGGTGGGACACCCGAGACCTACGAGACCCAACTCACGGCCGACGAGTCGACCGTCGCGGCGGCCGCCGACGCGCTCGGTGAGGCCGAACGCCCGGTCATCCTCGCGGGCGGCGGCGTCATCAAAAGCGACGCCAGCGACGCGCTCCGATCGTTCGCCCGGCAGTACGAGATCCCCGTCATCACGACGATGCCCGGGCTGGGATCGTTCCCCGAGACCGACAATCTGGCGCTGGGCATGGCCGGGATGCACGGCACGGGCGCGGCGAATCTGGCGATCACGAACACCGACTACCTCCTGGGGATCGGCACGCGGTTCGACGACCGCCTGACCGGCGGCGTCGAGACGTTCGCGCCCGACGCCGCGATCGCGCACGTCGACATCGATCCCGCGGAGATCTCGAAGATCATCGAGGCCGACTACCCGCTGGTCGGTGACGCCGGGGCAGTCATCGACCAACTCGACGCCGCGCTCGACGGGCCGCCCGACGCCGACGACTGGCGGGCGACCTGTCGGGGCTGGACCGAGGAGTACCCCCTGGACTACGAGACCCCCGACGACGAACCGCTCAAACCCCAGTACGTCGTCGAGCGGTTCGACGCGATCGCCGACGACGACGCGATCGTCACGACCGGCGTCGGCCAACACCAGATGTGGGGCTGTCAGTACTGGACGTTCGAGTCGCCCCGGACGTGGGTGTCCTCGAACGGCCTGGGGACGATGGGCTACGGCGTCCCCTCCGCGATCGGCGCGAAAGTCGCCGCGCCCGACCGCGAGGTCGTCACCTTCGACGGCGACGGCTCCTTTTTGATGACCGTCCACGAGCTGTCGGTCGCCGTCCGGGAGAACCTCGATATCACGTACGTCGTGCTGAACAACGAGGCCGTCGGGATGGTTCGCCAGTGGCAGGACGGCTTTTACGAGGGCCGCCGGATGGCCTCCGAATATCCGTGGGTCCCCGAGTTCGACAAACTCGCCGAGGCGTTCGGCGCACGGGGCTTCCGGCTGGAAGACGAGAGCGACGTCGACGAGACCATCGAGGCCGCACGCGCCTACGACGGCCCGGCGGTCATCGACGCGATCATCGACCCCGGCGAGGACGTCTACCCGATGGTCCCCAGCGGGGGCGACAACGGCCTGTTCGCGCTGACCGAGGCCCAACTGGAGGGGCTGTAA